A single region of the Thermoflexus sp. genome encodes:
- a CDS encoding FtsW/RodA/SpoVE family cell cycle protein, with amino-acid sequence MIRRLQGPLREWRHFDGGLLLGVMALMSLGVITIASAVLRSPDLADAPRRQALYGLIGIALIFLTSSVNYRIWGAFQRFLYMAILLLLILALLAGRSQIAPVRRWLEIASFNIQPAELAKPLLILSLGRFLADREEERDSFRTVLLAFIYLLLPAALIFLQPNLSTAVVILAIGTGMLFAWGIRLRHLFTVGLMSAPLALGAWTIMLPYMRGRLLHFLGLQPDPNTSYNLTQALITIGSGGLWGAGWGQSPQNVWGFLRVRHTDFIFAVLAGEFGLVGALSVLILYLWILERIFRTAWRAEDTYGRLIAVGVGTWIAFQAMVNIGMNVGLMPVAGLPLPFISYGGSALLSLCLGIGLVQSVRIHRMEFSMRE; translated from the coding sequence ATGATCCGGCGGCTCCAGGGACCGCTGAGGGAATGGCGCCATTTCGACGGCGGGTTGCTGCTCGGGGTGATGGCGCTCATGAGCCTTGGCGTCATCACGATCGCCAGCGCGGTGCTGCGCTCGCCGGATCTGGCGGATGCGCCCCGCCGGCAGGCCCTCTACGGCCTGATCGGGATCGCGTTGATCTTCCTGACCTCCTCCGTGAACTACCGGATCTGGGGGGCCTTTCAGCGCTTCCTCTACATGGCCATCCTGCTCCTGCTGATCCTGGCCCTCCTCGCCGGCCGCAGCCAGATCGCCCCGGTCCGCCGCTGGCTGGAGATCGCCTCCTTCAACATCCAGCCTGCGGAGCTGGCGAAGCCCCTCCTGATCCTCAGCCTGGGCCGCTTCCTGGCCGATCGGGAGGAGGAACGCGATTCCTTCCGCACTGTGTTGCTGGCCTTTATCTATCTGCTCCTGCCGGCCGCGCTGATCTTCCTGCAACCCAATTTGAGCACGGCCGTGGTGATCCTGGCCATCGGCACCGGCATGCTCTTCGCTTGGGGGATCCGCCTTCGCCATCTTTTCACCGTCGGCCTGATGAGCGCCCCTCTGGCCCTCGGGGCCTGGACGATCATGCTGCCTTATATGCGTGGACGCCTCCTGCATTTTCTGGGCCTCCAGCCCGATCCCAACACGTCCTATAATCTCACGCAGGCGCTGATCACCATCGGCAGCGGAGGCCTGTGGGGGGCTGGATGGGGGCAGAGCCCGCAGAATGTATGGGGGTTCCTTCGGGTGCGCCACACGGACTTCATCTTCGCTGTCCTGGCCGGAGAGTTCGGCCTGGTGGGGGCGTTGAGCGTTCTGATCCTCTACCTCTGGATCCTCGAGCGGATTTTCCGGACCGCCTGGAGGGCCGAAGACACCTATGGCCGGCTGATCGCCGTAGGGGTAGGCACCTGGATCGCCTTCCAGGCCATGGTCAACATCGGGATGAACGTAGGACTGATGCCGGTCGCCGGCCTGCCTCTGCCCTTCATCAGTTACGGAGGAAGCGCCCTCCTCTCCCTGTGCCTGGGCATTGGCCTCGTCCAGAGCGTGCGGATCCATCGCATGGAGTTCTCCATGCGCGAGTGA
- the minE gene encoding cell division topological specificity factor MinE: protein MSWLDRLRGQPSPRETAKQRLQVILVHDRSDLSPGLLEVIKDEIIAVLSRHVPIIAEEVRVTVTQDAWECRLVADIPLGNRHSRS, encoded by the coding sequence ATGAGCTGGCTGGATCGATTGCGGGGGCAGCCCTCGCCCCGCGAGACCGCGAAACAGCGCCTTCAAGTCATCCTGGTGCACGACCGTAGCGACCTCTCCCCCGGGTTGCTGGAAGTCATCAAGGATGAGATCATCGCCGTCCTCTCCCGCCATGTCCCCATCATCGCCGAAGAGGTGCGGGTCACGGTCACCCAGGATGCGTGGGAATGCCGGCTGGTGGCGGATATCCCCCTCGGGAACCGGCATAGCCGATCATGA
- the minD gene encoding septum site-determining protein MinD, which yields MGAQVITVTSGKGGVGKTTVTANVGMALAMAGKKVVCIDADIGLRNLDVVLGLENRIVYDIVHVVEGRCRTRQALIRDKRVPDLYLMPAAQSRDKSAVKPEDMVRICEELRPEFDYILIDSAAGIEEGFRTALAPADLILLVTNPEVAAVRDADRVVGLVEAMGKPAPKLIVNRLKPDMVRRGDMLDTSDVLEILAIELLGVIPEDEQVIVATNRGTPVVLEERSPAGQAFRAIARRLMGEAVPLFLSEDGQGVLGWLRRLVRSGGGR from the coding sequence ATGGGCGCGCAGGTGATTACAGTGACCTCTGGCAAAGGTGGGGTGGGCAAAACCACGGTGACGGCCAACGTGGGGATGGCCCTGGCCATGGCCGGGAAGAAGGTGGTGTGCATTGATGCGGACATCGGCTTGAGAAATCTGGATGTGGTCCTGGGCCTGGAGAACCGGATCGTTTACGATATCGTGCACGTCGTCGAAGGCCGTTGCCGCACCCGCCAGGCCCTCATCCGCGACAAGCGGGTCCCTGACCTTTACCTGATGCCGGCCGCCCAGAGCCGCGACAAATCCGCTGTGAAGCCCGAGGATATGGTCCGCATCTGCGAGGAGCTGCGCCCGGAGTTCGATTACATCCTCATCGATTCCGCAGCGGGCATCGAGGAAGGATTCCGAACCGCCCTGGCCCCCGCCGATCTCATCCTCCTGGTCACCAACCCGGAGGTCGCGGCCGTTCGCGATGCGGATCGGGTCGTCGGTCTGGTGGAGGCGATGGGAAAGCCCGCCCCCAAATTGATCGTCAACCGCCTGAAGCCCGATATGGTCCGCCGGGGGGACATGCTGGACACCTCCGATGTTCTGGAGATCCTGGCGATCGAGCTGCTGGGGGTGATCCCGGAGGACGAGCAGGTGATTGTGGCGACCAATCGGGGCACCCCGGTTGTGCTGGAGGAGCGATCGCCGGCGGGGCAGGCGTTCCGGGCCATCGCCCGGCGTCTGATGGGCGAGGCCGTTCCCCTCTTCCTCTCGGAGGACGGCCAGGGGGTTCTGGGCTGGTTGCGCCGGCTGGTTCGCAGCGGAGGTGGCCGATGA
- the minC gene encoding septum site-determining protein MinC, which produces MSREPVAIKGIGDALWFSFGPEPWPEMLSALEARLAANPGFFAGGRAVVVLGDRMLEEADLLNLLALLNRFGLTLTGVLTDHPVTQALVRRLGLPLQPSPALERAPETRELPLEPAWVIHRTLRAGHYLQVEGHLCVIGDIHPGAEIAATGDIIVWGRLLGTAHAGCEGDDEAAVYALELRPIQLRIGRYIARSPEGHRRPIPEQARVQNGQIVVEPWRPLSRWEHWLGRFLGERAV; this is translated from the coding sequence ATGTCCAGAGAGCCGGTGGCGATCAAAGGGATCGGCGATGCGTTATGGTTCTCTTTCGGCCCGGAGCCATGGCCGGAGATGCTGAGCGCTTTAGAAGCCCGTCTGGCCGCGAACCCGGGTTTCTTCGCCGGCGGCCGGGCTGTCGTCGTCCTGGGGGATCGGATGCTGGAGGAGGCTGATCTGTTGAACTTGCTGGCCCTCCTAAACCGATTCGGCCTCACGCTCACCGGGGTGTTGACCGATCATCCGGTGACCCAGGCGCTGGTGCGACGATTGGGCCTTCCATTGCAGCCATCCCCGGCGCTGGAGCGGGCCCCTGAAACCCGGGAGCTTCCCCTGGAGCCCGCCTGGGTGATCCATCGAACCCTGCGGGCGGGCCATTACCTGCAGGTGGAAGGCCATCTCTGCGTGATCGGAGACATCCACCCCGGGGCGGAGATCGCCGCCACGGGCGATATCATCGTGTGGGGGCGCTTGCTGGGCACCGCCCATGCGGGCTGTGAAGGGGATGATGAAGCGGCCGTTTACGCCCTGGAACTCCGCCCCATCCAGCTCCGCATTGGGCGTTACATCGCGCGCTCCCCGGAGGGGCATCGCCGGCCGATCCCCGAGCAGGCCAGGGTCCAGAACGGGCAGATCGTCGTCGAGCCATGGCGCCCTCTCTCCCGATGGGAACACTGGCTGGGGCGTTTCCTGGGCGAACGAGCGGTGTAG
- a CDS encoding aminotransferase class I/II-fold pyridoxal phosphate-dependent enzyme has product MRSLIAQRVASIPPSGIRRFFDIAATMKDVISLSIGEPDFVTPEPILRAGVESLLRGETHYTSNSGLLELREALAEHLDRLYGVSYDPESELLITVGVSEALYLAVNAILDPGDEVIIPQPCFVSYAPEVILAGGVPVTFATRVEEDFQVNPVDLEARITPRTKAILIGYPNNPTGAVMPREKLAAIAALAEKYDLLVISDEIYDRLVYDGTHTCFASLPGARERTILLGGFSKDYAMTGWRIGYAAAPKEIMAAMRKIHQYTIMSAPTPSQYAALAALRIGEEYVEQMRQEYDRRRRLIVKGLNELGLTCFEPRGAFYAFPSISRTGMSDEEFSERLLMEEKVAVVPGSAFGLGGAGHVRCSYATAYEKIEEALERIARFMKRYG; this is encoded by the coding sequence ATGCGCAGCTTGATCGCCCAACGTGTCGCTTCCATCCCGCCTTCCGGGATCCGCCGCTTCTTCGATATCGCGGCGACGATGAAGGATGTCATCAGCCTGAGCATCGGTGAGCCCGATTTCGTCACCCCCGAGCCGATCCTCCGGGCCGGCGTGGAATCGCTGTTACGGGGGGAGACCCATTACACCAGCAATTCCGGGCTGCTGGAACTGCGGGAAGCCCTGGCGGAGCATCTCGATCGCCTCTACGGCGTCTCTTACGATCCGGAGTCGGAGCTCCTGATCACCGTGGGGGTATCCGAGGCCCTCTACCTCGCCGTCAACGCCATCCTGGATCCGGGGGATGAAGTGATCATCCCCCAGCCTTGCTTTGTCTCTTATGCGCCGGAGGTCATCCTGGCCGGCGGCGTGCCGGTCACTTTCGCTACGCGGGTTGAAGAGGATTTTCAGGTCAATCCTGTCGATCTTGAAGCTCGCATTACGCCGCGCACCAAGGCGATCCTGATCGGCTATCCCAACAACCCGACCGGGGCGGTGATGCCGCGGGAGAAGCTCGCCGCCATCGCCGCCCTGGCGGAGAAATACGATCTTCTGGTGATCTCCGATGAGATCTATGACCGCCTGGTTTACGATGGAACCCATACGTGCTTCGCGTCGCTTCCCGGGGCGCGGGAGCGCACCATCTTGCTGGGCGGCTTCTCGAAGGACTATGCGATGACGGGATGGCGGATCGGGTATGCGGCGGCCCCGAAGGAGATCATGGCCGCGATGCGCAAGATCCATCAGTATACGATCATGTCCGCCCCCACCCCCTCCCAGTATGCGGCCCTGGCGGCCCTCCGGATCGGAGAGGAGTATGTGGAGCAGATGCGCCAGGAATACGATCGCCGCCGGCGGTTGATCGTGAAAGGGCTCAACGAGCTGGGCCTGACGTGTTTCGAGCCCAGGGGCGCCTTCTATGCCTTCCCTTCCATCTCCCGCACGGGAATGAGCGATGAGGAATTCAGCGAGCGCCTGTTGATGGAGGAGAAAGTCGCTGTGGTGCCAGGCAGCGCATTCGGCCTGGGGGGCGCGGGGCATGTGCGATGCTCTTATGCCACCGCTTACGAAAAAATCGAGGAGGCCCTGGAGCGTATCGCCCGCTTCATGAAGCGCTATGGTTGA
- a CDS encoding vitamin K epoxide reductase family protein, whose translation MAPHVATARKDALSLIQLALALAGAGVAGYLTWSKVRGEGLICIGFRGCDVVNNSPYAELLGIPVAAWGLGAYLVLAALALPFWGSHATLQTWTVAFSFAIALGGWLFSMYLTAVEAFVLHAWCSWCVTSAILITLLLGVCGFRLYRTLI comes from the coding sequence ATGGCACCACACGTCGCAACGGCGCGAAAGGATGCCCTCTCCCTCATTCAGCTGGCCCTGGCCCTGGCCGGGGCAGGGGTGGCTGGGTATCTCACGTGGAGCAAGGTCCGCGGAGAGGGCCTGATCTGCATCGGTTTCCGGGGTTGTGATGTGGTGAACAACAGCCCCTATGCAGAGCTCCTGGGGATCCCGGTAGCCGCCTGGGGGTTGGGGGCCTATCTGGTTCTCGCCGCGCTTGCGCTTCCCTTCTGGGGAAGCCATGCCACCCTCCAGACGTGGACTGTTGCGTTCTCCTTCGCCATCGCCCTGGGAGGCTGGCTGTTTTCCATGTATCTCACCGCCGTTGAGGCCTTCGTCCTCCATGCGTGGTGCAGCTGGTGCGTGACCTCGGCGATCCTCATCACCCTGCTGCTGGGGGTGTGTGGATTCCGCCTCTATCGGACACTGATTTGA
- a CDS encoding DsbA family protein, translating to MSKRDPKAIRASPSPPLLALLIAAVVLGVAALIGYQLWTSRPGATVAAVDYPTGLTPDGYPYKGNSKAKIIIEEYSDFQCPVCARYTREVAPRLDEKYVKAGKVYYIFRYFPFLGPESFRAAEAAACAAEQGKFWEYEHMVFANQRGENLGWFSDDRLIGFATRVGLDRGAFERCLLSGKYRDFIRSAADAGRQRGVRATPTLFINGEKIEGLYDVTFYETYIDTLLRQGP from the coding sequence ATGAGCAAACGGGATCCGAAAGCCATCCGTGCTTCCCCCTCGCCCCCGCTGCTCGCGCTGCTCATCGCCGCGGTGGTCCTTGGGGTTGCGGCCCTCATCGGATACCAGCTATGGACCAGCCGGCCGGGGGCAACCGTCGCGGCGGTCGATTATCCGACCGGTTTGACGCCGGATGGCTATCCCTACAAGGGGAATTCCAAGGCCAAAATTATCATCGAGGAATATTCGGACTTCCAGTGCCCGGTGTGCGCCCGTTACACGCGGGAGGTGGCGCCGCGCCTGGATGAGAAATACGTGAAAGCCGGGAAGGTATACTATATTTTCCGGTATTTCCCTTTCCTGGGGCCGGAATCGTTCCGCGCGGCGGAGGCCGCGGCCTGCGCCGCGGAACAGGGGAAGTTCTGGGAATATGAGCACATGGTGTTCGCCAACCAGCGCGGGGAGAACCTGGGCTGGTTCTCCGACGACCGGCTGATCGGCTTTGCGACCCGGGTGGGGCTGGATCGCGGGGCCTTTGAGCGCTGTCTGCTTTCCGGCAAATACCGGGATTTCATTCGCAGCGCCGCCGACGCCGGCCGCCAGCGGGGCGTGCGGGCCACGCCTACCCTCTTCATCAACGGCGAGAAGATTGAAGGGCTCTACGATGTGACGTTCTACGAGACCTATATCGACACCCTGCTGCGACAGGGTCCGTAG
- the glp gene encoding gephyrin-like molybdotransferase Glp — MAAVQEWVQVDEARQMILEGFRPLPPESIALPKAMGRVLAEAIRAEHDLPPFPNSAMDGYAVRAADTKGARREHPIRLRVLGEAAAGRPFSGGIEPGTAVRIATGAPLPSGADAVIPVEDTDDPGGPGRPLPPAITIFRAVQPGEFVRPAGEDVARGTIALEPGTVLTPGALALLAALGRFEIPVHRRPRVALLAIGDELIEPGRPLPPGCIYETNRTALAAQALEAGAEPIVLGIARDDPEDLQRWLDEAVVHRPDLIVSSAGASVGVYDWVKEVVGRHGEIRLWKVRIRPGKPFAFGHYRGIPFFGLPGNPVSAMITFDQFVRPVLRRMGGYPRWERPRIPVRLAEPVSSDGRETYFRARITYEGGQFQARLSGLQGSHILSAMARANGLVILPEGVRTLPAGSTVMAEFWVDLQDLIGASEAPPPAAPGRA; from the coding sequence ATGGCCGCTGTTCAGGAATGGGTGCAGGTGGATGAAGCCCGCCAGATGATCCTGGAGGGATTCCGGCCGCTTCCTCCAGAATCCATCGCGCTGCCGAAAGCCATGGGACGGGTTCTGGCCGAAGCGATCCGGGCGGAGCACGACCTGCCACCGTTCCCCAACTCGGCCATGGATGGCTACGCCGTTCGCGCGGCGGACACAAAGGGGGCCCGGCGGGAGCATCCCATCCGCCTTCGGGTGCTGGGGGAGGCCGCCGCGGGCCGCCCGTTCTCTGGAGGGATTGAACCGGGAACGGCGGTGCGGATTGCGACGGGGGCGCCGCTCCCTTCTGGAGCGGATGCCGTGATCCCGGTGGAGGACACCGATGATCCAGGGGGCCCGGGCCGCCCGCTTCCGCCCGCGATCACGATTTTCCGGGCTGTTCAACCGGGCGAGTTCGTTCGCCCGGCAGGGGAGGATGTGGCGCGAGGGACCATCGCGCTGGAGCCGGGGACGGTGCTCACGCCGGGCGCGTTGGCCCTGCTGGCTGCCCTGGGCCGCTTCGAAATCCCGGTCCATCGCCGCCCGCGAGTGGCCCTGCTGGCCATCGGCGATGAGCTGATCGAGCCCGGCCGGCCGCTTCCGCCCGGCTGCATCTATGAAACGAACCGGACCGCCCTGGCCGCCCAGGCGCTGGAGGCGGGAGCGGAGCCCATTGTGCTGGGGATCGCCCGGGATGACCCGGAGGATCTGCAACGGTGGCTGGACGAAGCCGTTGTGCACCGCCCGGATCTGATCGTCTCCTCGGCGGGGGCTTCCGTCGGTGTTTATGACTGGGTGAAGGAAGTGGTGGGGCGCCACGGCGAGATCCGCCTCTGGAAAGTCCGCATTCGCCCCGGCAAACCTTTCGCCTTCGGTCATTATCGAGGGATTCCGTTCTTCGGGCTGCCGGGCAACCCGGTCTCTGCCATGATCACCTTCGATCAGTTCGTCCGCCCTGTTCTGCGCCGGATGGGCGGCTATCCTCGCTGGGAGCGCCCGCGCATCCCGGTGCGCCTGGCCGAGCCCGTTTCCAGCGACGGGCGGGAGACCTATTTCCGGGCGCGGATCACTTATGAGGGCGGCCAGTTCCAGGCCCGCCTGAGCGGGCTTCAGGGTTCCCATATTCTGAGCGCCATGGCCCGGGCGAACGGGCTGGTGATCCTGCCGGAGGGCGTTCGAACGCTTCCTGCGGGCTCAACCGTCATGGCGGAATTCTGGGTTGATTTGCAGGATTTGATTGGGGCGTCGGAGGCTCCACCACCTGCTGCTCCGGGGAGGGCTTGA
- a CDS encoding DEAD/DEAH box helicase — protein MWRNEETTPLAALLRRWRQDPAFRRRVAAWAWAPAREAQWAPIPEDLHPRWREALRQAGCSALYTHQAEAYRAARAGAHVALFTGTASGKTLAFLLPILQALCEDPQATALLVYPTKALAHDQLAVLRAWLSAMRLPAAALPYDGDTPGEARRFVRERGRLLLTNPDMLHLGILPQHPRWGTFLRHLRFVVIDEAHVYRGVFGSHMVNVLRRLRRLAAAYGASPQFLLASATVANGRELAEGLVEGPVHVIEEDGAPYGERHFILYRPPLLDAASGLRQSALTAAAGLIQTFLEHGIPVIAFARSRMAVERLLRMVRSAWAERGGDPEEVHGYRGGYLPEERRAIEKGLREGRIRAVIATNALELGVDIGTLEACVMVGYPGTIASVRQQAGRAGRRAPLSVALMVLTATPLDEYLAGHPEFLLRNPPEAARFDPDNLAILADHLRCAAFEWPLGPDEPFARTLDTGWVVDRLIADGEPLYRNPTDGRVYFAADRYPAQEVNLRTGTGDRVRIRLGAGKGGGIIGEMDRPSAPRLVHPGAVYLHEGAAYRIVSVDWEQGEAIAEPFEGDEVTEPIVEARWHLDAERSRRVEPWGICAWGEVTIVHQVVGYRRLRWPGGELLGWAEVETPEVILPTAAWWLTIELALVERLKEEGIHIGPLDYGPEWEAVRRQVRARDGYRCRVCGAPEPPGHAHDVHHLRPLRAFRDPAEAHALENLITVCRRCHRRLEQRLGTRSALSGLAHLLHGLAPIFLMSDPADLGLLVDPAGQETSGPTVLLYEDVPGGVGFAAHLWAVHRALLEAALEVVKRCPCERGCPACVGPPGEMPDLKGETRRLLECIFAL, from the coding sequence TTGTGGCGGAATGAAGAGACTACGCCTCTGGCCGCCCTGTTGCGACGCTGGCGGCAGGACCCGGCGTTCCGCCGGCGGGTTGCGGCCTGGGCCTGGGCGCCGGCCCGGGAGGCCCAGTGGGCGCCGATCCCGGAGGACCTCCATCCCCGATGGCGGGAGGCGCTCCGGCAGGCCGGGTGTTCCGCCCTCTACACCCATCAGGCCGAGGCCTATCGCGCGGCCCGCGCGGGGGCCCACGTGGCCCTGTTCACCGGCACCGCTTCCGGGAAGACCCTGGCCTTTCTGCTCCCGATCCTGCAGGCCCTCTGCGAGGATCCCCAGGCCACGGCCCTGCTGGTCTACCCCACCAAAGCCCTGGCCCATGACCAGCTCGCGGTGCTCCGCGCCTGGCTTTCCGCCATGAGGCTTCCGGCCGCCGCGCTCCCTTACGATGGCGACACGCCCGGCGAGGCCCGCCGGTTCGTCCGGGAGCGCGGGCGTCTGCTGCTGACCAACCCCGATATGCTCCACCTGGGGATCCTTCCCCAGCATCCCCGCTGGGGGACGTTTCTGCGCCATCTGCGCTTTGTGGTGATCGATGAAGCCCACGTCTATCGAGGGGTGTTCGGCAGCCACATGGTGAACGTGCTGCGGCGGCTGCGGCGCCTGGCCGCCGCTTACGGCGCCTCTCCCCAGTTCCTCCTGGCCTCCGCGACCGTCGCCAACGGCCGGGAGCTGGCTGAAGGGCTGGTCGAGGGGCCGGTCCATGTCATCGAGGAGGACGGGGCCCCCTATGGCGAGCGCCATTTCATCCTGTATCGCCCGCCGCTTCTCGATGCGGCCAGCGGCCTGCGCCAGAGCGCCCTGACGGCGGCCGCCGGCCTGATCCAGACGTTCCTCGAGCATGGGATCCCGGTCATCGCCTTCGCCCGTTCGCGCATGGCCGTCGAGCGCCTCCTCCGCATGGTGCGATCCGCTTGGGCGGAGCGGGGCGGGGATCCGGAGGAGGTCCACGGGTATCGGGGGGGATATCTCCCGGAGGAGCGCCGGGCCATCGAGAAGGGATTGCGGGAAGGACGGATCCGCGCGGTCATCGCCACCAACGCCCTCGAGCTGGGGGTGGACATCGGAACCCTGGAGGCCTGTGTGATGGTCGGGTATCCGGGGACCATCGCTTCGGTCCGTCAGCAGGCGGGGCGGGCGGGCCGGCGGGCGCCCCTGAGCGTCGCCCTCATGGTCCTCACGGCCACTCCCCTCGATGAATACCTCGCGGGCCATCCGGAATTCCTCCTGCGAAATCCCCCCGAGGCCGCCCGCTTTGATCCGGACAACCTGGCGATCCTGGCCGATCATCTGCGTTGCGCCGCGTTCGAGTGGCCCCTGGGCCCGGATGAGCCCTTCGCCCGCACGCTGGATACGGGCTGGGTCGTGGATCGGCTGATCGCCGATGGAGAGCCCCTCTACCGCAACCCCACGGACGGGCGCGTATATTTTGCGGCGGACCGTTACCCGGCGCAGGAAGTCAACCTGCGGACCGGCACGGGGGATCGGGTGAGGATCCGGCTGGGCGCGGGGAAGGGCGGGGGGATCATCGGCGAGATGGACCGCCCCTCGGCCCCCCGGCTGGTCCATCCGGGCGCCGTGTATCTGCACGAGGGTGCGGCCTACCGGATCGTTTCCGTGGATTGGGAGCAGGGGGAAGCCATCGCGGAGCCCTTCGAAGGGGATGAGGTCACCGAGCCGATCGTGGAGGCGCGCTGGCATCTCGATGCGGAGCGGTCGCGCCGCGTGGAGCCCTGGGGGATCTGCGCGTGGGGCGAGGTGACCATCGTGCATCAGGTGGTGGGCTATCGGCGCCTGCGATGGCCGGGCGGGGAGCTCCTGGGGTGGGCGGAAGTGGAAACCCCGGAGGTGATCCTGCCCACGGCCGCGTGGTGGCTGACCATCGAGCTGGCGCTGGTGGAGCGTCTGAAGGAAGAGGGGATTCATATCGGCCCCCTCGATTACGGGCCGGAATGGGAAGCGGTCCGCCGCCAGGTCCGGGCCCGGGATGGCTACCGTTGTCGGGTGTGCGGCGCTCCGGAGCCGCCGGGGCATGCCCACGATGTCCATCACCTGCGGCCCCTGCGGGCCTTCCGGGATCCTGCGGAGGCCCATGCCCTGGAGAACCTGATCACCGTCTGCCGGCGCTGCCACCGGCGTCTGGAGCAGAGGCTGGGGACGCGCAGCGCCCTCTCCGGCCTGGCCCATCTGCTCCATGGCCTCGCCCCGATTTTCCTGATGAGTGATCCGGCGGATCTCGGCCTCCTGGTGGATCCAGCGGGCCAGGAAACCAGTGGCCCCACCGTCCTGCTCTATGAAGACGTTCCCGGCGGCGTGGGGTTCGCCGCCCATCTCTGGGCCGTCCATAGGGCCCTGCTGGAAGCGGCCCTGGAGGTGGTGAAGCGCTGCCCGTGTGAGCGGGGATGCCCGGCGTGTGTCGGGCCTCCGGGGGAGATGCCGGATCTGAAGGGGGAAACCCGCCGGTTGCTGGAATGCATATTCGCGCTGTGA
- a CDS encoding methylated-DNA--[protein]-cysteine S-methyltransferase has product MHWSMAEGTPLGTLWVVASARGVRRVIFGENGEAEWARVRALDPEMERREEGLAAQAVAQILEYLQGKRRAFTVPLDPEGTPFQRKVWMETARIPYGQTLTYRELARRIGQPGAARAVGQALGANPLPILIPCHRVVAADGRLGGYTGGRHLKRWLLHLEGAPLVAE; this is encoded by the coding sequence ATGCACTGGTCGATGGCCGAGGGGACCCCCCTGGGGACGTTATGGGTGGTGGCGAGCGCCCGCGGGGTTCGCCGGGTGATCTTTGGCGAAAACGGGGAGGCGGAGTGGGCGAGGGTGCGGGCGCTCGACCCGGAGATGGAGCGCCGGGAAGAGGGACTGGCAGCGCAGGCCGTGGCCCAGATCCTGGAGTATCTGCAGGGCAAGCGGCGGGCGTTCACCGTGCCGCTGGATCCCGAGGGCACGCCGTTCCAGCGGAAGGTGTGGATGGAGACGGCCCGCATCCCCTATGGGCAGACCCTCACCTACCGGGAGCTGGCCCGTCGGATCGGACAGCCCGGAGCGGCCCGGGCGGTGGGCCAGGCCCTGGGGGCCAATCCGCTGCCCATCCTGATCCCCTGCCATCGGGTGGTCGCCGCCGATGGCCGTCTGGGCGGCTACACCGGGGGCCGTCATCTCAAGCGATGGCTGTTGCATCTGGAGGGAGCGCCGCTTGTGGCGGAATGA
- a CDS encoding LysM peptidoglycan-binding domain-containing protein, with product MRRIGGWLLGGGIGLFLMGMAMGSLPWPGPHALAQAQVTATPRPDGSIVHTVEAGDTLFGLAMLYGTTVEEIKALNGLESDLLVVGQELLIRPPQQSAPSPASTPTPASGERRLGTLCTGAFEDRNGNETKDEGEPWIAGIPIHLIDGHGWKTTLISEAGQATCLRDLEPGYYVLALESPTGYAPSGPTRREIWLPWNAETTVWFGFQPSAGPATPTPSPTRAPSAPAGPDLSALGQGLLMAAGFLGLLLLGVFIGYQVGQQRARER from the coding sequence ATGCGCAGAATCGGCGGCTGGCTGCTGGGAGGCGGGATCGGATTGTTCCTGATGGGCATGGCGATGGGGAGCCTCCCATGGCCCGGGCCCCACGCCCTGGCGCAGGCGCAGGTCACCGCCACGCCCCGCCCGGATGGCTCCATCGTCCACACGGTGGAAGCGGGCGACACGCTCTTCGGCCTGGCCATGCTTTACGGGACCACCGTGGAGGAGATCAAGGCCCTCAACGGCCTGGAGTCCGATTTGCTGGTGGTGGGCCAGGAGCTCCTGATCCGCCCTCCCCAGCAAAGCGCCCCCTCGCCCGCTTCGACCCCGACCCCAGCATCAGGGGAGCGGCGCCTGGGAACGCTGTGCACCGGCGCCTTTGAGGACCGGAACGGCAACGAAACGAAAGACGAGGGGGAGCCCTGGATCGCGGGGATCCCCATCCATCTGATCGATGGCCATGGATGGAAGACGACGCTGATCTCAGAGGCCGGCCAGGCGACATGCCTTCGGGATCTCGAGCCAGGCTATTACGTGCTCGCGCTGGAGAGCCCGACCGGCTATGCGCCTTCCGGGCCCACTCGACGGGAGATCTGGTTGCCGTGGAACGCGGAGACGACCGTATGGTTTGGATTCCAGCCCTCCGCCGGGCCTGCCACGCCCACCCCCTCCCCGACCCGCGCGCCGTCCGCGCCCGCGGGACCGGATCTCTCGGCGCTCGGGCAAGGATTGCTCATGGCTGCCGGATTCCTGGGGTTGCTGCTGCTGGGCGTCTTCATCGGCTATCAGGTGGGGCAGCAACGCGCCCGGGAGCGTTAA